From the Coregonus clupeaformis isolate EN_2021a unplaced genomic scaffold, ASM2061545v1 scaf0263, whole genome shotgun sequence genome, the window AGGGGAAAGTTGTAACAGCAGGAGGTAGGAGGATATGAGGGGATGGTCGTAACAGCAGGAGGCAGGAGGATATGAGGGGATAGTCGTAACAGCAGGAGGTAGGAGGATATGAGGGGATGGTCGTAACAGCAGGAGGTAGGAGGATATGAGGGGATAGTTGTAACAGCAGGAGGTAGGAGGATATGAGGGGATAGTCGTAACAGTAGGAGGATATGAGGGGATAGTCATAACAGCAGGAGGTAGGAGGATATGAGGGGATGGTCGTAACAGCAGGAGGTAGGAGGATATGAGGGGAAAGTCGTAACAGCAGGAGGTAGGAGGATATGAGGGGATGGTCGTAACAGCAGGAGGTAGGAGGATATCAGGGGATGGTCGTAACAGCAGGAGGTAGGAGGATATGAGGGGATGGTCGTAACAGCAGGAGGTAGGAGGATATGAGGGGATGGTTGTAACAGCAGGAGGTAGGAGGATATGAGGGGATGGTCGTAACAGCAGGAGGTAGGAGGATATGAGGAGATAGTCGTAACAGCAGGAAGTAAGAAGATATGAGGGGATAGTCACAACAGCAGGAGGTAGGGAGATATGAGGGGATAGTCGTAACAGCAGGAGGTAGTGTTGTTCACAGGGTTGCAGAATTCTGGTAATTTCCTATTTGAGATGCAGGCACTGACTGTCTTGGCTTTCCTCTTCCCAGTCTGTATCAGTATTGTGATTTCAGTGACATCAGTAATGTGTTGCAGACCTGGGCacaaaacagttgtattttgtagtttatttgaaaataccaACTTTTCAAATACTCAAGGTAGTCGAATTTAGTTGATAAAGCGTTTCAAACTAGTTTCTTTGATATTCAAATACAGGACTCAGAAAAACTAAtaatatttgaaagtattttaaatacctctcagaaaaccaaatataattgtattttaTAAAACAATATGCAAGTTATTTGAAAACAAAAAAGTATTCATTTGATGGCTGCCAAATATTTGATGGAGAACAAAAACTAGAAGAGTTAGTTGAATTAGTCTAAATATATGACCATACGCACATGGTTTGGAGGGCTCTCAGATAGTAATCTTAATATAGCCTGTAGATTGAATTAAATACATGACATGAAGGACATGGAATCCCCTCAGCATTAGAGTAGATCCCTTCTGCAGCTTCAAAATGGCTGACAAATATATGTTCATAATGAGTGACAAGGTAATACTGTAACTCTTGACATCAAGTTCTTATACATGTTATACTTTCTGATTATTACAATAGCAACATTGTTGTTGCATAGGACTTTGGAAATTGCTTTATAATTGCATCATAATGGTGTTATTACAGAAGTGGAATAAGGAACAGTCACTATTCCTCGTGTACAGTAGTTTAAAAAAAACTCTCAGCTCATTGCTATGCAATTAGGATGCAATTACCAAAGTATTATGTAACAACATGATAATAAAATGTTACTCCAAAAGTAATTAGAGTTTATTATACAGGCACAAGAACAGTTTAATGATAAGCGTTAGTGAGAATGCTAAGAGTAACAAAATATGGTTATTAAGTGTCGAAAGGAAACAAAACAAAACTGTATTCTTTAATCAACCACAGCCAAGGTAGGTGGAAAATCATGTTAGATTGTATTTTGAGTTATTATATACACCTGGGGCAATGGGCATTCAGGAGAATGGACATTTacagaatgttcagatagaaaaGTATTGTGTAGTTCAAATATGAATGTCAGATAGATTGGAATAGTATAGGAGATTGTGTGTGTTCCATTCATTAAATGTATATCTATGCAATTCCAGAGACAGCCCTGCCATTAGTTGAAGTCAGCCAATCCAATCGTTTCATAGTCACTTCCTTAGGTCCGTATTCCATTTTTATAAAGTAGTTGCTAGTCACACCCTGacgtatgggactctagtatgttgagtcagggtgtggagttctacgttgtattttctatgttctcttTCTAGgttgtttggccgggtgtgattcccaatcagaggcagctgtcgctcgttgtctctgattggggatcatacttaagtagcctgttggcactcattagttgtgggttcttgttccgtgttagaggcttgtattgtgtttagccttaggacttcacgtttcattggtttgttgttttgttcgtgtgtttatcgttgaaataaacatgtatgcatttcacgctgcgccttggtctgacccgtccttaaacgaacgtgacattgctttctcagatctgtattcaaatagtttaaAAAAGTAGTCATTTTTggggatctgtattcaaatagttttaaaaaagtaGTCATTTTTGGGGATCTGTATTCAGATAGTTTTAAAAAGTAGTCATTTTTTTCAGGTCTGATGCCACAAAGCATAGTTAAAACTAGAGTTATCCCAGGTCTGATGCCACAAAGCGTAGTTAAAACTAGAGTTATCCCAGGTCTGATGTGTTGCAGTGTTTTTTGTTCCAGTATTCACTGACTATcttgtctctctcctttctctcttccagTCTGTAATGTGGACTCCATGTTCCTGTTCCCGTCAGCTTCCTCTGAGAACTACGTCACCTTCTCCCAGAGCTTCCCTGCTCTGCCAGAACTCTCTGTGTGCCTGTGGCTCCGCGTCGACGTCGGGTACGTAGGAACGCTCCTCTCCTACGCCACGGAAGACAACGACAACAAACTAGTTCTATACGGACGcaactcctcctcttcttcctcctcctcatactCTTCCTCCACCCCCAGCCGAGCAACCCTGGACTTTGTGGTGGGAGACCCTGCGTACCGTGAGCTccctgtggactctgtgctggaTGGGTGCTGGCACCACCTCTGTGTCCTCTGGTCCTCTATCCAGGGACGATTCTGGCACTACACCGACCGGCGCCTGACCTCCGCAGGGTCACGGTTCAGGAAGGGGTATGAGGTGCCGGCAGGGGGGTCAGTGGTGCTGGGAGCAGAGCAGGACAGCCAGGGGGGAGGGTTTGATCCCACCGAGGGGTTCGTGGGGCGCCTGGCGGGGTTCACTGTGTGGGACCGGGTGTTGAGTCCTGGGGAGGTGACGGGGGTGGCTACGGGGAGGGGGGTACCCCGGGGGGTGGTGCTGGGGCTGGGGGACGTAGACGGGGTTCATGGGGGGGGTGCAGCGGGTAGCCTGCGAGTGCCTGGAACACTGTAGCTGAAGCGTCTGATTCCAAACCCACCCTAACCGCTCGTCCCTTGTCCCTATAGGCACTCCTAGATCTAAAGTGTGGTGTCAAACTTCAGTCCTTGagggcagagtgtgtgtgtttttactcCTCTGTACTTGATAGATCAACTAAGGTCATTGATTtcttaggaactcccctcacctggttgtctaggtcttaatctGTCATGAattaaaaacaaacaacaacaacaaccagcaGACATTTGTCTCTCCaggaaatgagtttgacacctctgGCCTAAGGGGTTGACAGTCTAAATTTTTTAATATCAATCAATGAACTACCAGGGAGATAGAAGACTGGCCCTGGGACTTAATGTGGACCTATACTGGAAGAGGAACCCTAACACTTCTCTAACCTTTAACAATGCCACTGACACACTGTAAAAAGGAGCATGTGAATGAAAGCCATCAATTATTACTTAAAGCAATGTTGTTATATGGCTAAACAAAGACTATTTAATATCCTATATATAGTCACccagcgacagacagacagacagacagacagagagagagagagagagagagagagacagacagacagagagagagagagagacagacagacagacacagaaagacacagacagacagacagacagacagagagagagagagagagagagagagagagagagagagagagacagacagacagacagacagagagacatggacaGACTgaaagagggacagacagacagaccgggacagacagacagacagacaggcaggcaggcaggcaggcaggcaggcaggcagacagacagagagacagggacagacagagagacagacagacagactgttaaCTTTCAGATTGTTCTGTTATAAAGTCAACAGACTAGCTGCTAGTTGACCAACTGACATCTGATGTAGGTTATTATTATGCTAATAAATCAATATTATATCAGTTGGAGCTACTCTCCACTCTACTGGAAATATAAGTCATAATTCATGAGACAAATTATCCTTTATCTATAAACATTGATTCACTCAGTTCGTTTGTAGTTGTTTGTATGTCTTTGTTATGCATGGTTTTGTCTTGTCAGTATGTTATTTCATTTGAGAGGGAAAAGCATCGTTGTTTTCTTAGCCTACTTCAACCATTTCAATTTCCAAGGTCTGATGTAAGACTGACAAAAATATCTAGATTATTCAATAATTAACCACCAACATGTAAACCATCAGTTCCTCATAATATGACATCGATATCATTGCCTGGCACTTATGCTGTAATATATTGGCAAAAATGCGTCTTCCTCTGTTTTTAGTTTCAGCTGTCAGTTAGAGAACTACAATTCCCAGAAATCCATGCGAACAACAGCTATGTTTGGACCTGTGTGCCACCGGTAGAAACCATCACGAGTTCGCTTATCATTTTAGTCATGGAGTTTATCTTATTTGTTTACTCCTTgcgtcctcactcctctctccttatctccttctcaaaacccattggagaaaaaggtcagaggggcgggacctctggctttctcctccaatgggttttgagaaggagacgaggagagaggacgcgaggagaatgcaattgagatcttcccatAGGAAGCTTGAATGAGAGTTAGTTAGCCAGACACAACTGCAAAATAAAAACGATTTCACTGATTGTGAGAGTGGAGAACTACCGGGAGTAATCATGGCCAATATCACGAAGAAAGTATCGTGGTCGAGCCGAGGTGACGAGTCCGGTGGCGGCGAGAGAACCCCACTTCTCAACGGCTCCGAAGAAATCCGAATCACCAGACAGGTAGGGCTAGAATGCTAGCTAAACTAGCCAACACAAGCCGAACTGTCTAACGTTACCGCTATGTGCCAGCTAAGTGTGCATGATCTTTTCTAAGAGTAAAACATTGCGTTATGTTTTGATTTGCTGTGAGATGAATGATTTAGTTAATTTGCAGTTCAGTAAAAAAGAGTGCCCCACTTGTGATTTGTTGCATGCAGGCGTTTGCGAATGCTAACAACAACAAATGCAAACGTCATAGGATGGAGTTGGAGGATACTTTTCAGACAAGCAAGTTTGAGAAGTTTGACAAATCAATGCCCATTTAACAATATGCTAAAGACTGGCAGACGTAAGAAAAATAGCTAGAGAAAATGTTAATCTTCAAACCAGAGTTTCAGAATATAACCTAATGTAATGACAACTATTTTCTTAACGGAATCAGCCTTTTAGCCTGTAGATTCTGCTTATTAAGGAATTCACCACTTCCTATTAAGTTACACAGACATTACAATGTAAGTTAGTACAACTGGCTGCTTAATACATGGTACTTAAATTACACAGGCATTAAAGCGAACATGTTCACTTGGCCAGTAAAACGGACTGCTATCAACTATGCCTAAATGTTACATGTTAAATTGAAGACACACAGACATAGTTTGTTCTTTTACACACGTTAACTTGGTGATGCTAAATGTTAGCTAGGCCTCCCAGTTTAAATTGAGGACACATATGATCTCTGAAGACACTGatctttaaaaaaaatgtgtACTGTGTTTGTTCCGTAGTTGTCTGGGGATGGGGGTATGTTTCACATAGGCAGACTGAGCACGGTGGATCTAGAGGAGGATCTGACGTCAGAAGAGGTAACGTTCAGTTCAGCGTACTATTATCAATGTGACATCTTGTCCGTCCGCTGCTGCCTAACATGCTGACCAATCTGGCTGGGTTGTGTGTGCGAGCAATGTACGTCTCtaaagagctttgcacacctggattgtacaatattttcccattattattttcataattcttcaagctctgtcaaattgtttgttgatcattgctagacaaccattttcaagtcttgccgtagatttacaagcagatttaagtcaaaactgtaactcggccactcaggaacaatcactgtcttcttggtaagcaactccagtgtatatttggccttgtgttttaggttattgtcctgctgaaaggtaaattcatctcacagtgtctggtggaaagcagactgaaccaggttttcctctaggattttgcctgtgattagctccattccgtttcttttttatcctgaaaaacgtcccagtccttaatgattacaagcatacccataacatgatgcagccaccactatgcttgaaaatatggagagtggtactcagtaatgtgttgtattggatttcacaaaaagtgaattgctttgccatattttgcagtattactttaatgccttgttgtgaacatgatgcatgttttggaataatttgtattctgtacaggcttccttcttttcactctgtcaattaggttagtattgtggaataactacaatgttgttgatccatcctcagttttctcctatcacagcaattcaactctaactgttttaaagtcactgttggcctcatggtgaaatccctaagtggtttccttcctctccggcaactgagttaggaaggacgcctgtatctttgtagtgactgggtgtattgatacaccatccaaactgtaattaataacttcaccatgctcaaagggatattcaaagtcTGCTTCTTTTTACCCATTTAccaaaggtgcccttctttgcaaggcattggaaaacctccctggtctttgtggttgaatctgtgttttaaattcactgctcgactgagggaccttacagataattgtttgtgtgaggtacagagatgaggtagtcattaaaaaataatatTAAACACTGCAGCAGGCCTACAAGCCTGACTGTAATACACTGCAGCAGGCCTACAAGCCTGACTTAGCAGTCTGAAAACTTGACTTAACCGTAGCAAAATGACCTGACAGTGAACAAGACGACTAACCAACAGCCAGCCAGTCTGAGTCATGGGCTTTGTATAGCACAAGTGTGGAAAATATTTTACCGACTGAAACCGAGTTTCCTGCATGCACAGTTTTAGTTCTAGTTCAAGCTATTCCTGGGTTTGGCAATCCAGCATGTTCTGCCCTGTTATTTTCATCTGCTGTCATTCTGAGTTTTACTTCTCCTATTGGCTAGTGGGAATGGGGATGTCATCACATTGTGTGTGTCACTAATGCAGTGTTTTCCACCAGGACATAGAGTAGCTGGCCAAATAGAAAAAGTTGCCAGCCAGGGTCCTGGGGGTATGGTGAAGCTTGCTCCCCTGGGTTCCGAAATGTTTTGCAGAAGGAGCTCTATTTTAGTAGACTGGCACATTCTGATGCCTTGATTCCATCCAAAATACACAGCGAAATGATTTAATGCTTTATTGAGTTTACCTTCCAgattggaaacatttgttttggtattgtgtAGAAAGATACAACTTTACAATTTTTAAATGACTGAAAATGTCTGAAttctagtgatgggggaaaaaatcgaCACAGTTACATATCTGGATATTACTTTTGACGATGTATCGTTTTAACAATAtctcaatattatttttgcgctagttggctgtacctgcaccaaaacttcAATATTTTTCctttatagcttgttctccatcttcttttcaaataggaagccaatttgtttacatcacttttatttccatgactgatcaaaacttgttttccaTTGGCTCTCTcagcaataaaatcacagtatcgaatcgcaatacatatagaattgggagaatcgcaatacatattgtatcggcaccaaagtatcatgataatatcatatcgtgaggtccctggaaattcccagccctaatgAATTCAGCGTGTTAGTTGTTTTGATAGTGTCTAGGACTATATTCTAAGAGAACGTTAAACCTTTTTTAACATTTAACCTGTCTTCCCTCGAGATTTAAAGTCTTATTTAcagttttactgcaagatatGAATTGCCACAATGATGATTTGTTCTTccaatttatatattttattaaaaCAGAACAATTAAAGAAATAGCCCACATTATcttgaaaaataactatttttccTCCAATTTAACCTTTAATGTATCAGTCTTAAGTATTATATCGTTCTGATTGTACATGAAGTATCATTAGTATAGTCCTATAAAAACATGTTGTTGCCTAATTCCATTTAGTTTTTTCCCAAATTCAATTTTCTCAgttttttgtttttccaggtttacATTTTTCCACTTTTGTTTCAGGTTTTTGCTCTCAAAATCActcttaaaaaaaataaaaaaaataacattggtCCACAAAAATGCTTAAACCTCTTCAGGAGAGCACTTGTTTAGGTGTAGTTACCCTTTTAATTCCAGTGCGCTCATAGCGAGATGCTGTTGTTAAGCTGTGTTTCTGCAGCCCACATGTGATggtagagtttgcaaaacaaatacccactgaattgatgaaaataatcatgatatcattctgccaggtaagcataggctactttgtagataacatttaattgagaaggtttttggggaagcctttccatctaccagaagactgttttcattagcatcatcgctaacggttACTCAACGTGGTAGACGCACGCACCACACTCACAGACCGTGGCTTTCCTTTTGCCACTTTAAAAGTTGCatgaaatacgaatcactgacgCAGTCTGTTAATGTTTTATGTTAAACTTGGGTAAATTAATTAATTTTCAATACTTTTAGTTGATTCCATACTAAggtcaataaaacattttttatagtgttgaattccgttttaattCCTGGATTCCGTGAGGACCCTAATGATCCTATTTGGACCAGAATGAGGCTCTCCACTACCTATTGGTCCTCTAGTGATGATTCATCATCTTCATCGGatgttttcataatttatctgcagatCATCGCCAAAAAGACTATCAGTAGCCTATGCAAATTAGCAAGCCAGACGAACGTCTCTCTTACGGATGCGATTCGGTAGGCGTCACTGACTGATAAGAAGTCACTCACTTTAGCGTCACTGTCTGGCAAGCCCTGACATCCCTAGGAAAGGAAACCTTGGAAATCCTTTGGTATATTTGTCCCGATGCGATACCATGgacttattttattttacctttattttaccaggaagggctcattgagatttgaaatctctttttcaagagcgtcctggccaagataggcagcatcAAGTCATTAcacaattacagacagacaacatgaaaaactacaagtaatctagtaaacaTCCATAGAAATCACAGGAGTATAACAAAATCATAAAACACCAatttaaaaacattgacaggtcaagGAATcggcctcaaaatccttcatcaatGATTTAAAAACACCAGTAACCATCAACGTTGCATGATTTGTGAATGGCAAAGGTATGTAGGAGATCGACTTTATTCAGTGAGTTCGACACCTTTCATAAACTAGTCAACCCCTTCTGTTAAGTTGTCAATCAAAGCACAGTAGATAGCCTACAATGAGTCACAACTACGCGTGGCTGGTTATGTGAAACACGTGAAAGAAAATAAAAGGATGCGCTAGAAAACAAGAATTAGGCTAAATCGTGGATTTCGACTCATCATTACCACATTACATGGGACGTGCAAATTTACGAGCATCATGCGCTCTCCCTCCGTGTAAAGAAATTCTACTGCAACCAACCACAGCGCACAAATTGTACTGGGAGGTGGGACAGACAGCAGACCGCGTTTCCCTGTCATTGCTCGCGTTGTGATTGACCGGCAACTATCCTATCAATAGATCGCTAGAAGATGCATATCATTCATTCTAGCGGGAGAGGGCTCGAAGGGCTAGCGAATCGAACGTTTTTAAagagatacttcgggattttggcaatgatgccCTTTGTCTACTTCCCCAGattcagatgaactcgtggaaacaatttctatgtctctgtgtacagtttgaaggaagttgctaactagcattagcacaaagACTGGAAATCTATGGTAACTACTAGCATGCTAGTAAGTACCATAggcttccagtcattgtgctaatgctgGTTAGAAACTTATTTTCAAACtgtacacagagacataaaaatggtatccacgagttcatctgactctggggaagtagagcaaaaatcccgaagtatccctttacaTTAGAACTAGCCTAGTTAATatgaagtggcgcagtggtctaaggcagtgctagctgtgccactagagatcctggttcgaatccaggctctgtcatagccggccgccagtggcggctcctgaaaaaattctcaggaggggcaatttttctgatgatttaggtgacctacacacatttaaaaaaagatatgtccagcaacaacatgaagacaggggcagcatataagtcaataccagaagcatttattgactgatctcaaaagtgttggcttaccagggttggtggagccctcagtttcatctttgcctcgcataagtaactcaaacactccgcaaaacttcacacactggattagccggctgaggatgtggcggttcttgctaatgtcgtagtaaatatatttgttatagtgaatatggaatatgatatgttgagtaaaatgttgtgctaagatctatttaggtcaggagctggttataagttatgttcctatccaataacaatggacaaaagggtcctatcttgtcagccttgtcagcaggtggccaaggacaacacccacgccataggcctctcagttcttccaactcacgagttcttgctctgaggacacacacacacacaaacacacacacacacacacatcatcactgttaaacacacacacacacacacacacacacatcatcactgttaaacacacacacacacacacacacaaaaatcccctctcttaggctgaacatttgaagacagagaacccgactcagagccaatgcaacagtgacagtagcctggaggggacctcgcccaactcatcaggaccaatcagaagatcagaactactagattgaacctacttcatttattgcataaaatgtctgcacacaatgtttggggctctcttcagataataataataataataataatatgccatttagcagacgcttttatccaaagcgacttacagtcatgcgtgcatacatttttgtgtatgggtggtcccggggatcgaacccactaccttggcgttacaagcaccatgctctaccagctgagctacagaaagtggatactcatggatgcgcattgcaattgtaaaatgtcaacacaattggagacaccacgtcatttttggagacatgttattgacagtaaactattgtagatgcgactgctaactaaataaaacattttagctggctagctaatcatcttagctaaatgtggggcaaacaattcagttatttaccgttaatttgagggattggggtgaaagaaatcgagttacatagtgatactttacgatatactgtattgacaatattgcaatattttagcactagttggctgtacctgcaccaaaacaccattattgttccttcatagcttgttctcaatcttttcacattgggagccaatttgttttcagcacttttatttccatgactgatcaaaactcgttctcatggctttctgatccctctgcaacagacatatggtgcgcaataaaatcacagtatcgaatcgcaatacgtatagaatcatgagactcgcaatgctgatgcatatatcttatcgtgaggttcctggcaattcccagcccaagttcatttgccacaacacatctcttcgctagcaaacgcaatgtgtctccagcaatgtttacttttttgacgttctatggcatctccactttccaagcatatatgaccacatgtaatattttggtaagtgatgcaaatagtgaactatgtagggccaggatgtaaaatatatgtagctgcagcaatttctcttatctgatatggtaagtaatggggcttgatttatagctccctaagagtttgacgaacgggtccgtgaacgcgattgcagatatctttacctctgaataaactgccttatattatacaattatccaccttgtccaaaagtctctactttttctccgttctccagtaaacttgttttatcaacaatagtaaggttcaatgacacagaaagcagttcaatgtcggggtacagtcgctctcttaccaggatcgcggtccgctctgaccagggtgaaggtggccggctccacctctctgccagcagcgttttcattatttagtccgttcgtagcgggtatgtacacgaaacacgatcaacaagatcagtccaaaaccgaagatcagtccaaagcagaatgtttgcagaatgtttgtaaactaagtctacaaattaaaaacataaaataacgccacactgcaggtcgcaacatagacgctgatagccgccattgtcttagttacgttcaacgttacgtcacgtatgagaagcgcgtaagtgcatgcacacagacacccatagagaatgtattgaaagctttgaaatgtgaaaaaatagattttacatgacaggctatgagagacttctgggcgattttcaacctgactgaaatcgcccaaaaacgggcgggggccatttgaagcacgactttagcctgatttgacatttagtggctggcagatcagacgtgaacactgataactgctgttgccgtgatataatttttttataaatttataaaaaaaaattataattttttttttttttttttttatttaataattgattagaaaaaaaatcccttccttttcccgtttggcagtgcgtcgcccatatcgccctattgaacaagccgtccctgccgGCCGCCATGGTgcggcgtcgtccagggtaggggagggaatggccggcagggatgtagctcagttggtatgaaaaataataataatgtatgcactcactaactgtaagtcgctctggataagagcgtctgctaaatgactaaaatgtgaaatgaagTGGGAAAAATTAACCGGCTGATTAGCCGACGGCCGGCGCTAAAATGGAGAACACCCTATTATCCCCTGTAAAGTGCACTGCATTTGATCACCTCCCTATGGACCCGGGTCtgcagtagtgcactacatttgatcaCCGCCCTATGGACCCGGgtctacagtaataataataataataataacacagtAGTGTGTTGTGAGCCTGAGGGTCAGAAATAATCTGATGATTATGGTGTCATTCTGCATTGATCCATAATGGTGTTATTCTGCATTGATCCACAGTGGTGTCATTCTGCATTGACCCATAATGGTGTCATTCTGCATTGATCCATAACGGTGTTATTCTGCATTGATCCATAACGGTGTTATTCTGCATTGATCCATAACGGTGTTATTCTGCATTGATCCACAGTTGTGTTATTCTGCATTGATCCATAATGGTGTTATTCTGCATTGATCCATAATGGTGTTATTCTGCTTCCACCTA encodes:
- the LOC121556139 gene encoding LOW QUALITY PROTEIN: pentraxin-4-like (The sequence of the model RefSeq protein was modified relative to this genomic sequence to represent the inferred CDS: deleted 1 base in 1 codon) codes for the protein MVVTAGVCNVDSMFLFPSASSENYVTFSQSFPALPELSVCLWLRVDVGYVGTLLSYATEDNDNKLVLYGRNSSSSSSSSYSSSTPSRATLDFVVGDPAYRELPVDSVLDGCWHHLCVLWSSIQGRFWHYTDRRLTSAGSRFRKGYEVPAGGSVVLGAEQDSQGGGFDPTEGFVGRLAGFTVWDRVLSPGEVTGVATGRGVPRGVVLGLGDVDGVMGGVQRVACECLEHCS